In a single window of the Bacillus clarus genome:
- a CDS encoding trimeric intracellular cation channel family protein yields MAWEIFSIIGTIAFALSGAIVAMEEDYDIFGVYILGMATAFGGGALRNLLIGYPIVAFWQQDMLFQIALLSMTIIFLFPNKLITHWKKWENITDAIGLSAFAVQGALYAQKLNLPISATIVAAVLTGIGGGIIRDLLARRKPLVLRAEVYAFWTILAGFLIGAKVIVSDWALYTLFILIVCFRMISIHYKWHLPHRRIDTKERSVHK; encoded by the coding sequence ATGGCATGGGAGATTTTTAGCATCATCGGTACAATTGCCTTCGCACTCAGCGGAGCCATCGTTGCAATGGAAGAGGATTATGACATTTTCGGGGTATATATTTTAGGAATGGCAACCGCATTCGGGGGAGGTGCCCTTCGTAATTTATTAATCGGTTATCCAATCGTCGCATTTTGGCAACAAGACATGTTATTCCAAATCGCACTATTATCAATGACGATTATTTTTCTTTTTCCAAATAAATTAATTACTCATTGGAAAAAATGGGAAAACATCACGGACGCCATCGGTTTATCAGCATTCGCTGTACAAGGAGCTCTTTACGCCCAAAAGCTCAACTTACCGATTAGTGCTACAATTGTAGCAGCTGTTTTAACTGGAATTGGTGGCGGTATCATTCGCGATCTATTAGCACGCCGTAAACCTCTCGTCCTTCGCGCAGAAGTATATGCGTTTTGGACTATTTTAGCAGGTTTTTTAATCGGCGCAAAAGTTATCGTTAGCGACTGGGCTCTATATACCTTATTTATTTTGATCGTTTGTTTCCGTATGATTTCTATTCATTACAAATGGCATTTACCGCATAGACGCATAGACACTAAAGAGCGTTCCGTGCACAAATAG
- the hflX gene encoding GTPase HflX: MEEKEKVILVGCQLPQDDDERFMHSMKELASLAKTARAEVLVSTTQKRPKFHPATYIGKGKLEELAAMAEELEPAVIIFNNELTPSQIRNLSSVLDARVIDRTQLILDIFAQRAKSREGKLQVELAQLQYTMPRLMGQGLSLSRLGGGIGTRGPGETKLETDRRHIRSRIDEIKKQLAVVVEHRKRYRERRKDNKVFQVSLIGYTNAGKSTLFNRLTEADTFEENLLFATLDPTTRKMLLPSGYTVLLTDTVGFIQDLPTSLIAAFRSTLEEAGEADVILHVVDSADPNYVGHEQTVKKLLSELEINHISVITLYNKKDELYQNFIPFPKSDFLMTSAFEESDLLHIKESVETKMKEEMDPYQVEIPPSEGKLLTLLKTETLLTRMEFLEEKFVYECTGYIFAHSPLNGQLKRFLVEEGENNNV, encoded by the coding sequence ATGGAAGAAAAAGAAAAAGTCATATTAGTTGGCTGTCAATTGCCACAAGATGATGATGAAAGATTTATGCATTCCATGAAAGAATTGGCATCGCTAGCGAAGACTGCGCGAGCTGAGGTTTTAGTATCTACAACGCAGAAGCGTCCGAAATTCCATCCTGCAACTTATATAGGGAAAGGTAAATTAGAGGAGCTCGCTGCGATGGCGGAAGAGTTAGAGCCGGCTGTTATTATATTTAATAATGAGTTAACACCAAGTCAAATTCGGAATTTATCTTCTGTATTAGATGCGAGAGTAATCGATCGAACGCAACTTATATTGGATATATTTGCGCAACGTGCGAAATCAAGAGAAGGTAAGCTTCAAGTGGAATTAGCTCAGTTGCAATATACAATGCCTCGTCTTATGGGACAAGGTCTCTCTTTATCTCGTCTTGGTGGTGGGATTGGTACAAGAGGACCGGGAGAGACGAAGTTGGAAACGGATCGTCGTCATATTCGATCTCGTATTGATGAAATTAAGAAGCAACTTGCAGTTGTTGTGGAACATCGGAAAAGATATCGTGAGAGAAGAAAAGACAATAAAGTATTTCAAGTTTCATTAATAGGATATACGAATGCAGGGAAATCGACGCTATTTAATAGATTAACGGAAGCGGATACGTTTGAAGAGAACTTATTGTTCGCAACGTTAGATCCGACAACAAGGAAGATGTTATTACCGTCTGGTTATACAGTATTGCTAACTGATACAGTTGGTTTTATACAAGATTTACCTACGTCATTAATTGCTGCTTTTCGTTCGACGTTAGAAGAAGCTGGTGAAGCAGATGTAATTTTACATGTAGTTGATTCTGCAGATCCTAACTATGTAGGGCATGAACAAACAGTAAAGAAATTGTTGTCAGAACTTGAGATTAATCATATTTCTGTTATTACGCTATATAATAAAAAAGATGAATTATATCAAAATTTTATTCCATTTCCGAAAAGTGACTTCTTAATGACTAGTGCTTTTGAAGAAAGTGATTTATTGCATATAAAAGAATCGGTAGAAACGAAGATGAAGGAAGAGATGGATCCATATCAAGTGGAGATTCCTCCGAGTGAAGGTAAGTTGTTAACGTTATTAAAAACGGAAACGCTATTAACAAGGATGGAATTTCTGGAAGAGAAATTTGTATATGAATGTACAGGATATATATTTGCTCATTCACCGTTGAATGGGCAATTAAAGAGATTTTTAGTGGAAGAAGGAGAAAATAATAATGTTTGA
- a CDS encoding tyrosine-type recombinase/integrase yields METMEFHDTIQAFSTFLLNKGRKPSTIKRYVYDIEDFGHWLEKNKKLPSSNIWATLCTKDYEDYFSDLKKNRHYSEKTMHRVLIVLNRMYQFLNIANPLKDMEIVIQPDRTLRDEDFISLAEEKRLKYIITSLEGLSEKQRPVRPLLMDRNISIVNLLIDYGLSLQELTSLNMHDVHFETNTLSIPAIAGIQRTITLTNEDKKQLYTYYKSIPEPVRPKYHSDDPLFVAFDFNRGTYRWVYENDAPKALTEIAVQKMIRLEVARANLRKGISGQHFRNTFILRLIEKQIPEPEIMKLVGFKSKISLKRYYQYANNRKNALK; encoded by the coding sequence ATGGAAACAATGGAATTCCATGATACAATACAAGCTTTTTCTACTTTTTTATTAAATAAAGGCAGAAAACCTTCAACTATTAAACGTTATGTTTATGATATTGAAGATTTCGGTCATTGGTTAGAAAAAAACAAAAAGCTCCCCTCCAGTAATATATGGGCTACACTTTGTACAAAAGACTATGAAGATTATTTTTCTGACTTAAAAAAGAATCGACATTACTCGGAGAAAACAATGCACCGCGTATTAATCGTTCTAAATAGAATGTATCAATTTTTGAATATCGCAAACCCATTAAAAGATATGGAAATTGTTATACAGCCAGATCGCACATTACGAGACGAAGATTTCATCTCACTTGCAGAGGAGAAACGTTTAAAATATATTATTACTTCATTAGAAGGTTTATCAGAAAAACAACGCCCTGTCCGCCCTTTACTAATGGATCGTAATATCTCTATTGTAAACCTACTCATCGACTATGGATTATCCTTACAAGAACTTACATCATTAAACATGCACGATGTTCACTTTGAAACGAATACGTTATCTATCCCAGCAATAGCCGGTATTCAAAGAACAATTACATTAACTAACGAAGACAAAAAACAGCTATACACGTATTACAAAAGCATCCCTGAACCAGTTCGTCCAAAATACCATAGTGATGATCCATTATTTGTTGCATTTGATTTTAATCGAGGAACATACCGCTGGGTATACGAAAACGATGCACCAAAAGCATTAACAGAAATTGCAGTCCAAAAAATGATTCGTCTTGAAGTAGCCAGAGCTAACTTACGCAAAGGTATTTCCGGTCAGCACTTTCGAAATACCTTTATTTTACGCCTAATCGAAAAGCAAATTCCCGAACCAGAAATTATGAAGTTAGTTGGCTTCAAATCAAAAATTTCACTAAAACGCTATTATCAATACGCTAATAACAGAAAAAACGCCTTGAAATAA
- the spoVK gene encoding stage V sporulation protein K yields the protein MEQSMRKKNNNQINIVLNHRKKISLPTSENKSVISNETTTKHEMLQRIEEEMGKLVGMDDIKKIIKEIYAWIYVNKKRQEMGLKSEKQVLHMLFKGNPGTGKTTVARMIGKLLFEMNILSKGHLVEAERADLVGEYIGHTAQKTRDLIKKAMGGILFIDEAYSLARGGEKDFGKEAIDTLVKHMEDKQHGFVLILAGYSREMNHFLSLNPGLQSRFPFIIEFADYSVNQLLEIGKRMYEEREYQLSKEAEWKFRDHLHAVKYSSQITSFSNGRYVRNIVEKSIRTQAMRLLQEDAYDKYDLIGISSGDLTLEEETHSS from the coding sequence ATGGAACAGTCAATGCGAAAGAAAAATAATAATCAAATTAATATTGTGTTAAATCACCGAAAAAAGATTTCATTGCCTACATCAGAAAATAAATCAGTGATCTCAAATGAAACAACTACGAAACATGAAATGCTGCAGAGAATTGAAGAAGAGATGGGAAAGCTTGTTGGTATGGATGACATTAAAAAAATAATAAAAGAAATCTATGCTTGGATTTATGTAAATAAAAAAAGACAAGAAATGGGATTGAAATCTGAAAAGCAAGTGCTTCATATGTTATTTAAAGGGAATCCAGGGACGGGAAAAACGACTGTAGCAAGAATGATAGGTAAATTATTATTTGAGATGAATATTTTATCAAAAGGACATTTAGTTGAGGCTGAACGCGCTGATCTTGTTGGAGAATATATTGGGCATACAGCGCAGAAAACAAGAGATTTAATTAAGAAGGCCATGGGAGGTATATTATTTATCGATGAGGCTTATTCTTTAGCACGTGGCGGAGAGAAAGATTTTGGTAAGGAAGCAATTGATACGCTTGTAAAGCATATGGAAGATAAGCAACATGGTTTTGTTTTAATTTTAGCGGGATATTCAAGAGAGATGAATCATTTTCTTTCTTTGAATCCGGGCTTACAATCTCGTTTTCCATTTATTATAGAGTTTGCAGATTATTCAGTGAATCAATTGTTAGAAATTGGGAAGAGAATGTATGAAGAACGGGAATATCAGTTATCCAAAGAAGCGGAGTGGAAGTTTCGTGATCATTTGCATGCGGTGAAGTACTCATCGCAAATTACATCGTTTAGTAATGGGCGCTACGTCCGAAATATTGTTGAAAAATCAATTCGCACACAAGCGATGCGTTTATTACAAGAAGATGCATATGATAAATACGATTTGATTGGGATATCTAGTGGTGATTTGACGCTTGAAGAAGAGACGCACAGTTCATAA